The following are from one region of the Bacillus sp. 2205SS5-2 genome:
- a CDS encoding 2-oxoacid:ferredoxin oxidoreductase subunit beta: MATFKEFRNNVKPNWCPGCGDFSVQAAIQRAAANNGLEPEQLAVISGIGCSGRISGYINSYGLHGIHGRALPIAQGVKMANRDLKVIASGGDGDGFAIGLGHTIHAIRRNVDITYIVMDNQIYGLTKGQTSPRSAAGFITKSTPEGAIEPALAPMEMALTAGATFVAQSFSTDLKELTSLIEAGLNHSGFSLINVFSPCVTYNKINTYEWFKENLTKLSDIEEYDPTNREKAMSTLMKHEGLVTGLIYQNSEQPSYQELVKHYSEEPLSQHDLNLSAETFDELVKEFM, translated from the coding sequence ATGGCGACCTTTAAAGAGTTTAGAAATAATGTAAAACCCAATTGGTGCCCAGGTTGTGGTGATTTTTCTGTCCAAGCTGCCATTCAGCGTGCAGCAGCTAATAATGGCTTAGAACCTGAACAATTGGCTGTTATCTCTGGGATAGGATGTTCTGGCCGAATTTCAGGCTATATCAATTCCTATGGTCTCCATGGCATTCACGGACGTGCGCTTCCGATTGCTCAAGGCGTAAAAATGGCCAATCGTGATTTAAAAGTCATCGCTTCCGGTGGTGATGGCGATGGATTTGCCATTGGACTAGGACACACAATTCATGCAATCCGCAGGAATGTCGACATCACTTATATTGTGATGGATAATCAGATTTATGGATTAACGAAAGGGCAGACTTCTCCTCGATCGGCGGCAGGTTTTATAACAAAATCTACTCCTGAGGGAGCCATTGAACCAGCCCTAGCCCCAATGGAGATGGCTTTAACAGCTGGTGCAACATTTGTAGCTCAAAGTTTTTCCACAGATTTAAAAGAATTAACGTCCTTAATTGAAGCAGGTTTAAATCATAGTGGCTTCTCCTTGATAAATGTCTTCAGTCCTTGTGTCACTTACAATAAAATTAATACGTACGAGTGGTTTAAAGAGAACTTAACAAAATTGAGTGACATAGAAGAATATGATCCTACAAATCGTGAAAAAGCGATGAGTACACTAATGAAACATGAGGGGCTAGTAACCGGATTGATTTATCAAAACTCAGAGCAACCTTCTTACCAAGAACTCGTGAAACACTATAGTGAAGAACCATTGTCACAGCATGATTTGAATCTGTCAGCAGAAACATTTGATGAACTTGTGAAAGAATTTATGTAA
- the rlmN gene encoding 23S rRNA (adenine(2503)-C(2))-methyltransferase RlmN, translating to MEKTSIYGLTLEQLTTWLVQHGEKKFRAAQVWDWLYKKRVTQFSQMKNLNANCVQLLDDYFHIQTLVQEVKQESKDGTIKFLFKLQDGNLIETVLMRFKYGLSVCVTTQVGCNIGCTFCASGLLKKNRDLSSGEIVEQIMNVQHHLDAAGNDERVSHIVVMGIGEPFDNYDNMMDFFRVVNDQKGLSIGARHITVSTSGLADKIYQFADEDLQINLAVSLHAPNNELRTKIMKINRAYPLEKLMPAIDYYLEKTNRRITFEYILLSDVNDHKAEALQLAKLLKNKRHLSYVNLIPYNPVDEHNQYQRSTKEAIVSFYGTLLEQGINCGVRVEQGTDIDAACGQLRSKQIKKDKARS from the coding sequence ATGGAGAAAACATCCATATACGGATTAACATTAGAACAACTAACAACCTGGCTTGTTCAACACGGTGAGAAAAAATTCCGTGCAGCACAAGTGTGGGATTGGTTATATAAAAAGAGAGTCACCCAGTTTTCACAAATGAAAAATTTGAATGCAAACTGTGTCCAACTTCTAGATGATTATTTTCACATTCAAACATTAGTTCAAGAAGTGAAGCAAGAATCCAAAGATGGTACGATTAAATTTCTATTCAAACTTCAAGATGGCAATTTAATTGAAACGGTTTTAATGCGATTTAAGTACGGACTATCAGTTTGTGTCACCACTCAAGTTGGCTGCAATATCGGCTGTACATTTTGTGCAAGTGGTCTTTTAAAGAAAAATCGTGACTTGTCGAGTGGAGAAATTGTTGAACAGATTATGAATGTGCAACATCATCTTGATGCTGCAGGGAATGATGAGCGGGTGAGTCACATCGTGGTCATGGGGATTGGAGAACCTTTCGACAATTATGATAATATGATGGACTTCTTCCGTGTAGTGAACGATCAAAAAGGTCTTTCTATAGGTGCACGCCACATCACTGTTTCTACAAGTGGTCTTGCCGATAAAATTTATCAATTTGCTGATGAAGATTTACAGATTAATTTAGCCGTTTCCTTGCATGCACCAAACAATGAATTACGCACAAAAATTATGAAAATCAACCGTGCATATCCATTAGAAAAGTTAATGCCTGCGATTGATTATTATTTAGAGAAAACGAATCGCCGGATTACCTTTGAATATATTTTACTCAGTGATGTAAATGACCATAAAGCTGAGGCGCTTCAATTGGCGAAATTGCTCAAAAATAAACGTCATTTATCGTACGTTAACTTGATTCCATATAATCCAGTTGATGAGCATAATCAATACCAGCGTAGTACGAAAGAAGCAATTGTGAGCTTTTACGGAACCCTTTTGGAACAAGGCATTAACTGCGGAGTTCGTGTTGAACAGGGAACCGATATTGATGCTGCTTGCGGTCAGTTAAGAAGTAAACAAATAAAAAAAGATAAAGCTCGCTCTTAA
- a CDS encoding DUF3916 domain-containing protein: MREKRVRGIKRKSKNLIKRIEENTSEFPTEFHNGYWRLLLPVAQGFINSVKTPKKTKRVCMQTLLAKAEHLIELKPNDREKYRIVATIVLPNLWSSQIIVFKGDSYFNEFFNRNDESQKWLPLSNNRNIQTEWGLTFQKDLQILGFEESITDEDRYCYEGEIWFIGELH; the protein is encoded by the coding sequence ATGCGGGAGAAAAGAGTAAGAGGAATTAAACGTAAATCTAAAAATCTTATAAAACGAATTGAAGAAAATACATCTGAGTTTCCAACAGAATTTCACAATGGTTACTGGCGTCTACTCCTACCAGTTGCTCAAGGCTTTATAAATTCTGTCAAAACGCCAAAAAAAACCAAAAGAGTCTGCATGCAAACTCTTTTAGCTAAAGCTGAACATCTTATTGAACTGAAGCCAAATGATAGAGAGAAATATCGAATAGTGGCCACAATTGTTTTACCTAATTTATGGAGTTCTCAAATTATTGTCTTTAAGGGTGACTCTTATTTTAATGAATTCTTTAACAGGAATGACGAATCTCAAAAATGGCTTCCTCTCTCTAATAATAGAAACATTCAAACTGAATGGGGATTAACCTTTCAAAAAGATTTACAAATATTAGGTTTTGAAGAATCAATTACTGACGAGGATCGATACTGCTATGAAGGTGAAATTTGGTTTATAGGGGAATTACACTAA